The stretch of DNA CGAGAAAGCGGCCGAGGCGCGCGGTGTCGACGACCGGCTCGGGGAAGATCGCGCCGCCGATCGCGCCCAGGCGGCCGCCGGCGAGGTTCAAAAGGTCCGTCGCCCACTGCGAGAGGGTGCCGTGGTGCGCGTTGCAGGTGCCGATGCGCGAGTACGCGCTGCCCGACGGGGCGTCGGCGAACTCGAGCGCGAGCCGCTCGATGGTGGCGGCGGGCACCCCCGTGAAGCCGGCCACCCGCTCGGGCGCGAACGCGCCGAGCCGCGCGACGACCGCCTCCCAGCCGTCGGCGGCGCGGGCGATCGCCGCCGCGTCGACGCGACCGCGCGCCGCGAGCACCTGCACCATGGCGAGCAGGAGCGCGGCGTCGGTGCCGGGGCGGATCGGCACGTGCTCGTCGGCGATCCTCGCCGTCTCGGAGCGCCGCGGATCGACGACGACGAGCCGCCCGCCGCGGCGGCGCAGCGCGTGCAGCCGCTCCTTGAAGTTCGGCGCGCTGACGAAGCTGCCGTTCGACACCACCGGGTTCGCGCCGATGCAGAGGAGGTACTGCGTGCGGTCGACGTCGGGCACGGGCACGACGAGCGACGCGCCGTAGAGGTAGTACGACGCCGCGAAGCGCGGCGCGGTGTCCTGCGAGCTGGCGCTGTAGGCGTTGCGCGTGCCGAGCGCCCGGAGCAGGGCGGCGCGCAGGAGCAGGGCGCCGTGGTTGTGGACGACGGGATTGCCGATGTAGACGCCCACCGCGTCGCCGCCGTGCGCGCGTTTCACCGCGAGCAGCCGCTCGGCCACGAGATCCAGCGCCGCGTCCCAGCCGATGGGCTCGAAGTCGCCGCTCTTCGTGCGGCGCAGGGGCGTGCGCAGGCGATCGGGGTCGTGATGCACGTCGGCGATCGCGAGGCCCTTCGGGCACACCCAGCCCCTGGAGCACGGGTCGTCCGGGTCGCCGGCCACGCGCACGATGCGGTCGCCGGCGACGTCGAAGCGCAGGCCGCACATCGCCTCGCAGAGCGTGCAGGTGCGGAACACGGTGCGGTCGGCGACGACGGCACGATCGCCGGATGCGCGCGTCGGCAGGGCGACGGCCACGTCAGGCCTCCAGGGCGGCGTGCGGGACGGTGCGGAAGGGCGCCAGCGCGGCGTCGACCTCGTGCACGGACAGGCCGAGCTGCGTGCACAGGGCGTGCAGGTCGAAGTGGAAGCGCTCGCCGGCGAGGAGCCCGTCGCGCACGGTGAAGATGGAGCACATCGGCAGCCGGGCGGTGCGGTCGGTGGGCGGCAGCGGGCCGAGCGGGCCGCGCAGCGTGAGACGGACGTCGCCCCAGCAGACCACCGCGTCGCCGTCGGCGGCGAGGCCCTCGAGCAGGACGGTGTAGT from bacterium encodes:
- a CDS encoding ester cyclase, with product MESIGPEALVRTYCIAKSRGDVAAALRVCHPDFVLETIPFGTRSQGAGETALHLTAFFAAFPDYTVLLEGLAADGDAVVCWGDVRLTLRGPLGPLPPTDRTARLPMCSIFTVRDGLLAGERFHFDLHALCTQLGLSVHEVDAALAPFRTVPHAALEA